The genomic window GACATGGCCGACAACCTGATGCTGATCGGCGCCATTGCAGCTAGCGGCGCCGAACTGCTTGCCCGCCAGGCAACACCCGAGCTGGAGCAGCACCTGCACCTTTTCGAGCAGCTACTGCAGCGCATCGCCAAAGGCTGCTAAAGGCGACTATTCATTCTCCGGCCTGGCATCCACCGTCGGCATGCCGGAGTCATCCACCTGGATATCCAGCACCATGGGGCTGCAGCACACCTGACAGTCCTCCACGTATTGCTGCTCGGCCTCACTGCAGTCCACCAGCACACTGATGCGCTCGCCACAGTAGGGGCAATAAAACGCCACCTCTTCCTGTGTATTCATAAATAATCATCCCCGCAAAAAAAAGTGGCGCTCAGCCCGCTATCCATCCTGACTTCAGCTTAGTGCAGATCCGTCTGGCCCGAGGCCGCAGAGGGCCCGTTGCCATTACCGCGGCGCCCGCCAAACAGGGTACTATGACGCCTTTTGATCTGCGCAGAGAACACTTGTGGAATATACCTTTGGTCGCGACGATATAGGTCGCTACTTTGCCGAATTTTCGATGGGTCACGAAGCCTTTGGCCGCTGGCTGAACGAGGAGCTGGGCCAGAACCGGCAACAGCTGGACAGCCTGCTGCACACCATTGACCAGCTGCAGCAGCGCCAGATTCCGGAGTTCGAACTCAGCGGCATCGAATACTGCCTCTGGCTGACCCGGGAGGAAGCTCAGGTACGGGCACATATTCTGGATGAGTCGGCACCGGATGAAGAGCTGGCAGAACTGAGTTTTTACGATGACGAACTCCAGGCCGGCTGTGGCCTGGACGACTTCAAGGCCGTGCTCGAAGCCTGGCGCGACCTGATTGGCGCCTAGCAGGAAAAACCGGAGCCCAGCAATGCCGACCACAACCCCCGCCGACCTAGCGCCACTCATTAAGCGTATTCTTGCCATCAGCCCCCAAGGCCGTCGCACCCTGGTTGCACTGAGCGGTGCTCCGGCCTCGGGAAAATCGACGCTGGCGCAGCAACTAACGACTGCAATTAATGCCCAACACCCGTGCGCGGCGCTGGTGCCCATGGACGGTTTTCATCTCGATAACGCAATCCTGCAGCAGCGCGGACTGCAATCGCGCAAGGGTGCGCCCGAAACCTTCGATGCCAGTGGTTTTCTTCACCTGATCCAGCGCCTGGCCACCGAGCCTGAAGTCTTTGTGCCGCTGTTTGATCGCAACCGCGATATCGCCATCGCCGGCGCCGCCCGTATAGGCCCGGAGCACTCTATCCTGATTGTGGAAGGCAACTATCTGCTGCTCGACGAGCAACCCTGGTCGCAACTGCGCAGCTACTGGGATCTGTCGATTCGACTGGACGTACCCCTTGCGATACTGGAAGCACGGCTAATAGAGCGCTGGCGCGATCAGGGCCTGGCTGAACCCGCCGCGCGGCAGCGAGCGCTGGGCAACGATATCCCCAACGCCCGGCGGATCATCCAGCAGGCCCTGCCCGCCGATCTGACTCTCTAGCCTGGCAGTACTCGGTTCACAGCAACCCGAAACCCCGCGCCATGCCCATCAGGCTGACCACAATCAGCACCGCCCCCAGCACGCGAAAGAACAGCGGCGTCTCGGCCGTGACCAGCGCCCGGTGAAAACGCTCGCCGATCAGATGACCGACAAAGGCACAGGGCAGCAACCAGAGATGGTGAATCAGCTGCAGGTCGACTCCCGCGATCAGAAAAGAGGTCATCTTGATGACCACCAGAATAAACCAGAGTACGAACAGCGTATCGCGCAGCTGATGCTTGGCTACGTGGGTGCCATAGACCGCCACTATAAGCGGCGCACCTATCAAAGAGGTGCCACTGACATAGCCCCCGAGCATCAGGAACAGCTTGTCCACATAGGGGTTGTTGCTGCGAAAGGGCCGGTCCAGCACATAGCCGACGGCATAGACGATAACGATACCGAAAATAATGCTGGTCATTATTTCCGCCGGCAGCGTCAGCAGCCCGAAGACACCCACCAGCTTGGGGATGATCATGACTTTCAGCGAGCTTTTCAGATAGGGCCAGTCAATACTGCCGCCCCCCGCCGCCGCAGGCTCACGCCGATTGCGGCGGTAACCCTGCCAAGCAATCAGGCTGGAGAACACCAGCAGATGCACCGCGATCAGGGGCAGGAATACTAGGGGTTCGTCCAGAATCAGCAGCAGGAAGGGCAGCGACAGCACAGCGCCACCAAAGCCCAGGCCGGAGCGCACAAAACCGCTCCAGACAAAAATCAGCCCGATAAGGGCATACTGCCAGCCAAGTAAATCCGCCATGGGAAATCGAAATCCGTATCAGCCCGAAAGCGCGCAGCCTAGCAGCCTGTCAAACTTAACGCTAATCTACTGCGGAAAAGCCGATTTTGGCCATTTTTCGCGCTCTTTTTTGTTAAATAGAACCACTATTCGCCTCAAAAGAGCCCAAAAACTGCTTCAAAACGGACTTTCCCTCGCTACGATCGGTCAAGTCCGACAAGCTGCTAGCATTTAGCCCCCTGCACTGCCCAGCCTATTCAATCAGGTTGCTCTTGCCCATATCCACGGACTCAACGATCACATCGGCATAGCCCACGGTGATACCCAGCGCCTGCAGCAGGGGTTCGACAACGTCACCGACTAGCGTAACCACCAAAGGCTTGGCGACATCCAGTACAGGCTCTTTCACCAATCCAAGTACCTCATCCAGCACATAATCCAGCGATAAACCCAGCAAAGAATTCAAGGCACCGTCTAGCAGTATTACGTTCAGATCCAACGTCATCTCATCCAGGGTTGCATCCAAGGTCTTCCCTAGCGGAGCATTTACCCTTTCAGGAGGATCGGAAGGTAGCGCTTCCCCACCCAACGTGAAGGAATGCTCGATCGACGACTGTGATGATTCCGGTACGCTGGCCTCGATATCGATACCAACGGTCAACAAGCTGCCAAAAAGCCCGAGCACATTGACGCTAGCTTCGATTTCCGGCTCGGGGTCGTCGCCAACGGTCAGGTTCGCCACCGACGGCGCCGTCTCGAACTCGAGCTGCAACTGCGGCGCGCTCCAATTGCAGACCGGCGCATCCAGCAACCGGGTGCGGGCCTTGGCGACATCCACATGGATACCGAGCGTACCCGGATTCAGCGACAGGTTGAGCAGCAGGGGAATGCCCAGGCTCAGTCCTCCCGGCAACAATGCCGCCTTGACATCAAGTTCGACCTGCGCCGTCTCGACCTGGGCGACCCAGTCATCATCTGCTGCAGCCGGCAGCAACCCGAAGGTATACTGCGGCGGCTCAATGATGGTCAGCCCAACACTGAGCCCGGCGATACCCAGGTCAACGTCGAGCCCCGGAACCTCAATAAAATGATTCTGGTTGGAAGCCATAACAGCCCCGCTGACCAGCCCATAGAGATTAATCTCCGTGGCCAGCGCAGCGCGCTCTATCTCACCACCCATGCCCTCATCCGTCGCCGTGGACAGCCTCAGCAGGTCCGACAGGGTCAGGCTAAGACCACCGACCCGGGCGACATTTTCCAGTTCCGTCAGCGCGTCGATCGCCTCCACATCAGCCGTACCCTGCGCATTCAGTGCATCGATGGAGGCCTCGACAAGGTCCGCCAGCGCGATATTGGACGCCAGCGCTTCATCGACCGTTCCCACCGCCAGGTCTGCCGCCAGCAGGCCATTGGCATCCATTGCCGCCAGCAGGCTTCCAAGACTAAGGCGGCTACTGGCCAGGCCGTTGTAGCTGAGCACATTGAGCTCGCCACCTAACAGCGCCCCCAGCAGGGAGTTGGTCAGATCCACATCCAGCAGCCCTGAGCCTATGCCAAAGCCCACGGCCATGCGCTTGTACACCGCCGCCGATGCGCCCAGCTGTACCTGACCACCCCAGAGACCACCGGCTACCAGGCTCGCCGGCAGCGCGCGCGTCAGACTCACCCGGGCGCCCGGTTGATAATCCACCCCCTCGGTATCCAGCGTCCAGTGACTGTCCTCAATACCGACGCCACCGTAGGTGAAGGCCGCCGAGCCCTGTTCGAGGTCAAAGCCATTCAGTACCAGATTTGCCTGGGCCTCGGCCTCCAGAGCTGCCCGGGCATTGACGCCATCGACGTAACAAACGCCCCGCGACATCGCCAGTGCCGCCAGGTCTGCCTGGGTCTGCAGCTCGCGCTGGGCAAAAAACAGCCGCGCGGTATCGATAACCACCGCCGCCAGCATGACAACACTCAGCAGCAGCAGTACGGCACTGAGACCAATAGCCCCCTTTTGGGTACGGCGATACATCATTTTTCTCCGAAGCTATCCTCGGCGAAATACTCCGGTATCGGATGGCTGAAGGATTCAACCATGCGCTCGGTCACCTTCTGCGCTGCCGCGGGCGTCAGCCGATCCGGCTGAGTCGTCGCCATTTGGCCACTGCGCTGCAGTTCGAGCCAGTGCCGCGTCAGGGATCCGACCTCCCCCTGCAGGTCCGCTTCCTGTTCCTGGGCTACAGCCACACCGCTTAGCAGCAGTGTCAGAATCAATACTTTATTCATCGGAAACGTCCAGGGTAGTCGGTTTGAAATGTGCGACCGCAATGCTGAAACGCTGCTGCTCCTGATCAGACCAGTCAAAGCGTTGCTGCAACGATTGCGCCGCACTGACTTCCCCGCCTTTTAGCAGTAAAAACCAGAGGTTACGCGCAGCCTGGCGGTGCTGATTGTTCAGTTCCAGTGCGGTCAGAAAATGCGTTCGTGCCACGTTATCCTGGCCTGAGGCCAGCAACAGAAAGCCGGCATCATTGTGCAGGTCGGCCTCCATGGGAATCTGCGTCAGGGCCTGCTGAAAACGCGCCAGAGCCTGGCCCAGCTCGCTCTTGTGCAGGTGAATCCGGCCCAGACCATACCAGGCCCGCCCGGCAAGGCAGCCACCAGTCAGGCCCTGGTACTGGGTTCTAGCCTCATCAAAGCGCCCCAGCGCACGCAGCGTGTCAGCCCGCAATAGCTGGTAAGTCGGACTCTTGGTCGGCAACGCATCGAGACTGGCCAGAGCCGCGTAGTACTGCCCCTGTTGTTGCTGCTGCCTGATCAGCGACAACTTGACCCCCAGTTCTGCCGAAATCTGTTCGCCACAGAGCCCCCGGGAAGGTTCCACCGTCTGCTGTTCTGAAACTGCGGAAAACATCTCCGGCGTACCACTGCAGCCAGCCAGTGACAGCGCCAGTATCAAACCTAAAAATTTCATCGCCTACCCCACATTTTCCAGCGCCTTTACCAGAGCAAGAAAGCCCGGCCCTGCCAGCACCAGCAACAGCGCCGGAAACATCAACAACATCATGACCGCCGACATCCGGCCCGACAGCTTGCTAACCCGTTCCTGCAGCCCGGTACGGCGCCGGTCCTGCAGCAGTTCCGCCAGCGCCTCAAGCGAACTGGACATGCCGCCGCCGGTTTCCGATACCTGGGTCAGCAATGTCATCAGATCCTGAAATCCCTCCGACGTCGACAGTCGGGCTATATCCGCCAGCGCCTGTTCCCGCGCCCCTCCCGATTCGATCTTGGCCAATACCACCCGCAGTTCCTTGACGGCCTCAGGCGCAAGCACTTCAAGCTCCCGCGTCAGGGTGCGCAGCATGGTTTCAATCGACATGCCGACATCCCAGAGAATGCGCAGCACCTGCAGTACCAGCAGCATTTCTTCATCAATGCGCGCGGCTCGGGCCACCACACGAAAGCGCAGCCAGCGCAGCAGGCCCAGGGCGCCGCCACAGCCGGCCAGAAACAGCATCACCACCGTCTCGCCCAGTTCGTTGTCGCGCCCCAGGCTCCAGCCCAGTGTCAGCCCAACAATGCCAAGCCAGATGAGTACCATTTGCAGCAGCCCAATCAACTGGGCTCGATGGCCAATACAGCCGGCCTGGCGCAGCAGCAGTGGAAGCTCCGCCAGGGGCTTGCGCTGACGTGATCGCCGCCGCCACATATCCTGCCCCTGGGACAAAAGCCGGTCTCCTCTGGATCGGCGGCGCAGCGACTGCCCCAGGCGCTCATCAACGCGCTGCCGAACCCGCGCCCGGCGCGTCCACCACCAGAGCCCAAGACTGAGCAGGATCAATATCAGGCTTAACAGCAACAAGCCGTTCTGCGTCATCCCGCCCCCTAGATCGACTTGATCATGCGCCACAACACCAGCACACCCAGCATCTGCAGGCCGGCTCCGGCCAGCAGCAGCTGACGTCCGCCCTCGTCGTGCCACATACCCAGCAGGTAAGCCGGGCTCACCAGCAGCAAATAGAGCGCCATCAGCGCCGGAACCGCACCGAACACCAGCGCCGTAAAGCGTGTTTCTCCGGTCATGGCCCGCAGCTCACGCCAGGCCCGTTCGCGCTGCAGCAGCAGCTTGGCCAGGCTGTCCAGCGCCGTCACCACACTGCCACCGTACTGGTGGTTGATATTGAAAACCGTCGCCAGCAGCGCCAACTCGTTCAGCCCGGTACGGCGAGCCTCAAAATGAAAAGCAGCGGCGAGCTCGTCGCCCAGCTGGGTGCGGTGCAGTGCCCGCTGCAGTACATCGGCCAGCGGCGACTCGATACTTTTCGCCGCCCGCTCGACCGCCTGGCTAAGGTTCGCTCCCACCGTGACGCGGCGCACAATTTGATTGATAAACCCCGGCAGCTGCCGGCGTTGATGCTGCTGCAATACCGAACGGCGATAGAGCACCAGCAGCATTGCCAGCGCCGGCAGTACCGCCGCGGCCACCACGGCAAAGTAGGCCCCGCCCATGTGGTAGGACAGGCCAACACCCGCGACAATCAGCACCGCCAGCATCAGGAGCGAACGATTTGACCCCAGCATGGACAGCCGGCTCGGTCGTTCCCGCGGTGCCGGAGCCGGAGGCGCCTCTGAACCGGTGCGGCTGGCAAGCAGCAACAGCAGCCCCGCCGCCAGTAGCAGGCCGACCGAAATACCAATCAGCACCCCCGGTACCTCGCCTGTTTCTGGCTCAGCCCGACAGAAAGACCATTGAGGGATTCAAACTGATCCCGACCGGCGTCATAACGAAACAGCGGCTGGGTGCGAATCTGGCCATCCGCCAGGTCCTGCACTTCCACCACATCGGTGATGACCCGCTTGCCATCAGGCAAGCGGGCTACCTGTATGATCATGTCCAGGGACGTGGCGATAATCTGCTTGATCAGCAGATCAGACGCATTAAACCCCGACAGCGTCACCATCATTTCGAGCCGGACCAGGGAATCACGGGCGGAGTTGGCGTGCACTGTGCTCATGGAGCCTTGATGGCCGGTGTTCATGGCCTGCAACATGTCGAGTACCTCGGCGCCGCGGCTTTCACCCAGTACAATGCGGTCGGGCCTCATGCGCAGGGCATTTTTCAGCAGCTCGCGTGGCATCACCTCACCCTGGCCTTCACTGTTTGGCGGTCGGGTTTCGAGCCGCACCACATGGCCATTGCGCAACTGCAGTTCGGCTGCATCCTCGATGGTCACCACGCGTTCGCGCCGGCCAATGTTCTGGCTCAGAATATTCAGCAAGGTAGTCTTGCCGGAACCGGTGGAGCCACTGATCAGAATATTGAAGCGGCCAGCGACACAGTCGGCCAGAAACTGACTCATGGCAGCATTGAGCGCGCCGCCCCGGATCAGGTCTTCAATGGTCAGGGCTTCGGGTTTGAACTTTCGTATCGACAGGCAGGGGCCGTCGATGGACAGCGGCGGGATAATCGCATTGATACGGCTGCCATCGGGCAGACGCGCGTCCACCATGGGGCTGGACTCGTCGATACGCCGCCCCAGCGGTGCAATCATGCGTCTGATGACCCGCAGCACATGCTGGTCGTTAATGAAGCGCAGTGGCACCCGCTCGAGCAGGCCGCCGCGCTCGACAAACACCTGGCGCGCGCCATTGATCAGGATATCGTCCACCGCCGGGTCATCCAGCAATGCCTGCACCGGACCAAAGCCGACCATTTCGTCCAGCAACTCGGCCACCAGCTGACCGATATCGTAATCGCTCTTGCGAATGTCCTGTTCCAGCAGATAGGCACGCACATAGCCCTGCACATGGGGATGAAGCTCAAACCGCTCCATCTCGAACATCAGCCCGTCTTCTTCCAGGCGTTCGATAATATTGGCATGCAGGCTAACGCGCAGACCCAGGTTTTCTTCCTCGGGCGCCACATCCAGCTGGTTATTCGATAGCCGGAGATCGGTGTTGGACGCAAGCATCAGGCGCTCCTTGTGGACAGTTTTCGCCACCAGGAGACGGGCTCGTGCAACCAGAGCGCCTGCTCTACAGCCTGCAACAGCGGCGCGGTATCAGATCCCGGCGGCAGCAGAGTGCCGGCATTGATCTGGGTCAGAATTTCCGGCATCCAGGGCAGAGTGCCGCGCAGTGGCAGTGGAATCTTGCTCTCGATGGAATCCCGCGCCGGCAGTACGGATTTTACGTAGGGTGCCAGCAGCAGGTTAACACCACCGGGCCTGAGGCCCAGGCCCAGCAAGTGTTCAGCCAGCTCGAGCGCGCTCGCCAGACTCAGGTTCTTCTGATCCGACAGCACCCACTGCTGCTCAACCTCGGCAGCCATCAGATTCAGCAGTCCCGAAGGCTGCATCCCCACCAGATTGATGATCAGATGCGCGTAACGGGTTTTCAGCGCTTGCAGCGTCCGGGTCAGATCCTGCGCATTCAGGCGACTGTCACTCTTGCCGCTCGCCATGCCGATAACATCGATTCCGGGCAACGCCTCGATTGGCTTGTCATCCAGCCAGCCGGACTCCAGCGCCTGGCTGTTCTCAACCAGGTCGAGAAAACTGATATGGGGTTCCATGTCCAGATAGGCAGGCAGAGCAGACTGCGGCATGCCCAGATCCAGTACCAGCACCCGTTCGTTGCTGCGCTGATGCAGTGCCCAGGCGATATGGGCCGCCAGTACGGCGCCGTCATACTCATTGCGAGCCGACATTAGCGCGAGGCTGCGCGCCGGCGACATGGCCCTGGCAGAACAGAGCCGGTGCAAGGTGGCATTCATGTCGTCTAATTCAACCAGCTGCACCCAGGCGGACAGCTCAGCGTTGTACCAGTGCCCGTCGGGCGTCAGGTCGACCAGCAGAACGGGCCTGGGGCCAAACAGGTTGATCAGCGCCTCGAGTCCTGTGTCAGACGCGCGGCTCGCCAGCAACACCAGCACCCGCGCCTCACCCACACCGCTTAATGCTGTCGGTTCCGGCAGCCAGGAGAGCTCGACACCCTCCGGCACCATGGCATTGATAGACGCACAGTGGCTGCGATCGGCACTGTAGGCGATCACTTTCACGGCCGCACCTCGGCGGAAAATCCCATACCCGAGGGCATGGCGCCGACAGTGCCCGGCGCCGGATCGATAAACAGCTGTTGCAAAAAGCTCGGCTGGTAGTCGCGATAAATCTCGCCCGGCAGCGGCGGCAACTCTGCGGTGCGCGCAAACGGCCTGACCAGGTGAGGCGTTACGATCATCAGCAGTTCCTTGTCGCTGCGCTCAAGGCGGGTGGAACGAAAGAAAGCCCCCAGGATAGGAATGTCACCCAGCAACGGCAGCCGGTCAGCACTTTTCAGGGTATTGCGACTGACCAGGCCACTGATGATAAAGCTCTCACCGGCGCCCAACTGTATGGTGGTATCGGTCCGGCGCACCCGCAGAGCCGGCACCGAAACACCGGCGGCCTGCAGGCCGCCGGTGAAATCGAGTTCGCTGACTTCGGGCGCCACCTTTAGCATGATGCGTTCCCCCGGCAATACGGTGGGCGTCAGGTTCAAACGCACGCCGAATTCCTTGAACTCAACACTGATCTCGCCGTTATCGGAGCTTTTGGGGAAAGGAAACTCGCCGCCTGCCAGGAAAAATGCCGGCTGGCCGGACATGGACACCAGGCTGGGTTCTGCCAGGGTATAGGCAAAGCCGTTACTGCTCAGTGCGCTGACGGTGCCCAGCAGTCCCTTGCTCGCATTGCCGGCGATAATGCCAAAGGCACTCCCATCCGACAGGAAGCCCGAGTTGCTGCTCAGGGTGAAGCCGCCGGAGCCGGACTCAACCCCGGAAAGGGTTCCCCCGTTACCTATGGCGTAAATACTGTTACCGGTGTTCTTGCCAAAAAAGAACCCGGCCGACTGCAGCGCCTGGCGGCTGACCTCCACCACCTTTATATCGGTCTGCACCTGAACATTTTCTGTTTCGCTGCCGGCGGGATACACCGCCAGGTCAAAGCGCTCGGGCTCGGTACGGCCACTGAGCCAGACCAGCAGGCTGGTGTCGCCGACCGCTTTGCCCGTCAGCAGAACCTGGCGACTCGACAACACCCTGACACCGGCAATACTCGGTTCCCCCACGGCGACCCGGGCTATGCGTGCATTCAGCGTGATGGACTTCTGGCCACCCACGTAGAGCCGCTGTTCCGCAGCCTGAAGCTGCCAGGACCCGCACAGCACAACAAGCAGCACAATGAGACTTCGAAACGGCATTGGAACTCCTAGTATCCGGTACGGACAAGTTTTCTCTCTTCGCCGAGATAAACTTCCACGGAGGGTGCCGCCGGCCGCTTGACGACCGGTTTGGCAATGGGAAGGGTGGACGCGCTGGGCTTGCTCGTCAGAGTACGTAGCGGTGTGCTGAAACTACGACTCGGGTCGCTGGTCGCATCAATCAGTTTATCCTGCATGCCCACCACCGCCAGACGCAGTACGCCCGCGTTTTCAGCCAGCATCAGGGCCGTCGTCTGGGCATCGGGCACGGCCAATACGACCGAGCGGGAGCGATCCTGCCGTTTCTGCTCAGTAGCATCAGATACGCCTATCAACTCTTCGCCATAGGCCAGCACCAGCACATTGCTGAGCAGCCTGCGGGCACTGGTATCAGGCCCCAGTTCCTTGCTGGCCTTGATATACAGCAGCACATCGACCCGATCACCAGTACTCAGATGACCACCCACGGCGGTGACCTCATCGACCTTGATGGCCAGAGCACGGTATCCCGGGGGCAGTGCGTCCAGCATCGGGCGTTCAGTTTCCAGCAGCACCTCCTGCAAGCGACTGCCCCCCATCACCGTACGGGCCAGAATGCGCCCCATATAGGGCTCGGCGTCCTGAACATCGGCCGCATTGCGCTGCATCACCCGCGCTTGCTGCAGATGTTCAGGCGCCAGCGCGGTGCCAGGCACCATGGAGGTACGAAAAGTCCAAACCGTTTGTGCAGGCTCAGGCTCCGCCGCCCTCACAGTCACAGGATCAGCATTACCCAGACTCAGACCATAGACCGCCACGACTAACGCCAGACCAATCAGGGTCAGGGCGATCATCTTCATACTGCGTCCTTGCATTAAGCTTCCCGTTCCTTGGTATTAGAGATTCAGGCTTGCCGTGGTGCTCAAGCGCTCAGGCACCGGCAGCATCAGTGCCGGCAAAAAGGGAAAAGCGGCATAGTCGTACACCAGTTCTACCAGGCAACAGCCACCGCTGGCCGTATCCCCGGTGCGAATCTGCAACGCAGCATCCAGCGACTGACCAAACAGACTGCCCAGGCTCGACTCGGTAGCATTGCCCGTCACCTGCCCCAGCACATCCTTGGTGGCCAGCTCGACCTGCGCCCGGACCGCGGCGGAGTCACATTCAGTGGTACTGAAAAAGCAGCTTTCATCCACAAAAGATATACTGTTTCTCAGCCCCTCTTCCGCTGAATACTGCAGCATCTGGTTGGCCGAGAAAAT from Marinobacterium aestuarii includes these protein-coding regions:
- a CDS encoding TadE/TadG family type IV pilus assembly protein — its product is MSANRFERGGAGIEFVLVLPVFFMIFYAIANYSMIFSANQMLQYSAEEGLRNSISFVDESCFFSTTECDSAAVRAQVELATKDVLGQVTGNATESSLGSLFGQSLDAALQIRTGDTASGGCCLVELVYDYAAFPFLPALMLPVPERLSTTASLNL